A stretch of Cupriavidus necator DNA encodes these proteins:
- a CDS encoding DUF4148 domain-containing protein, which yields MKPITISSLAAALLFSTLAVAAHAANASGAALPLTRAEVRADLEAWTRAGLAEYWHGDSGPDVNSAEYQRRFAVYESLRAAQREAAAR from the coding sequence ATGAAACCCATCACGATCTCTTCCCTCGCCGCTGCCCTGCTCTTCTCGACGCTCGCTGTCGCGGCACATGCCGCCAACGCCAGCGGTGCGGCCCTTCCCCTGACGCGCGCCGAAGTGCGTGCCGACCTTGAAGCCTGGACACGCGCAGGCCTGGCCGAGTACTGGCACGGCGATAGCGGCCCCGATGTCAACAGCGCGGAATATCAACGGCGATTTGCCGTCTATGAAAGCCTGCGGGCGGCCCAGAGAGAGGCCGCCGCACGCTGA
- a CDS encoding enoyl-CoA hydratase/isomerase family protein, producing MLRECRPYAQSECEAGRPRPDARADRRRQCPSRRAGAAHRDSGPAFCSGFNIGKVGSSDAGERFEALANALEAARPVTIALIQGGLYGGATDLALACDFRLGAHGVDMFMPAARLGLLFYRGGLERYVSRLGLATAKRVLLAVDKLDAAQMLACGFLDRVAGDPDALQTQAAELSESWPA from the coding sequence ATGCTTCGTGAATGTCGGCCCTACGCTCAAAGCGAATGCGAAGCCGGAAGACCTCGACCTGATGCGCGAGCAGATCGCCGCCGTCAATGCCCGTCCCGACGTGCTGGTGCTGCGCATCGAGACTCGGGGCCTGCATTCTGCAGCGGCTTCAATATCGGAAAGGTCGGCAGTAGCGACGCCGGCGAGCGCTTCGAAGCGCTGGCCAACGCGCTGGAAGCGGCGCGGCCCGTCACCATCGCTTTGATCCAGGGCGGCCTGTACGGCGGCGCTACCGATCTCGCGCTAGCCTGCGATTTCCGGCTTGGCGCGCATGGCGTCGACATGTTCATGCCGGCGGCGCGGCTGGGGCTGCTGTTCTACCGCGGCGGGCTGGAGCGCTACGTGTCTCGGCTCGGCCTGGCCACCGCCAAACGCGTACTGCTGGCCGTCGATAAGCTCGATGCCGCGCAGATGCTGGCATGCGGCTTCCTTGACCGCGTGGCCGGCGACCCGGATGCGCTGCAGACGCAGGCCGCTGAGTTGAGCGAAAGCTGGCCGGCATAA
- a CDS encoding GDCCVxC domain-containing (seleno)protein: protein MHDVILESVVTCPHCGWAQRETMPMDACVFFYECRHCRVLLKPKSGDCCVFCSFGSVRCPQVQQGQCCERSRFE from the coding sequence ATGCACGACGTCATCCTCGAATCAGTCGTGACCTGTCCACATTGCGGGTGGGCGCAGCGGGAGACCATGCCTATGGATGCGTGCGTGTTCTTCTATGAGTGTCGGCATTGCAGAGTGCTGCTGAAACCCAAGTCGGGAGACTGCTGCGTGTTCTGCTCATTTGGCTCGGTCCGATGTCCGCAGGTGCAGCAAGGACAGTGTTGTGAGCGGTCGCGATTTGAGTGA
- a CDS encoding group I truncated hemoglobin has protein sequence MRLFSRALLVISFALCACFGPAVLAQQVGAQASLYDRLGGLKGITIVVDDFIDRLVTNKTLNRNPAINAGRKSSPPPYLKFQVAQLVCEASGGPCKYTGKPMKESHAHLNISEREWDVMAEEFKKSLNKFKVPAAEQKELFDIVGKTKADIVVRK, from the coding sequence ATGAGACTCTTCTCGAGAGCATTACTCGTTATCTCGTTCGCACTTTGCGCTTGCTTTGGCCCGGCAGTATTGGCGCAACAGGTCGGCGCACAGGCATCACTTTATGATCGATTAGGGGGGCTGAAGGGGATCACGATCGTGGTCGACGACTTTATCGACAGGCTCGTCACGAATAAGACACTAAACAGGAATCCTGCCATCAACGCCGGCCGAAAGAGTTCTCCGCCACCCTATCTTAAGTTCCAGGTTGCACAATTGGTCTGTGAGGCAAGCGGGGGACCATGCAAGTACACCGGAAAGCCGATGAAGGAGTCGCATGCTCATCTGAACATCAGCGAGCGAGAGTGGGACGTGATGGCCGAGGAGTTCAAGAAGTCCCTGAACAAGTTCAAGGTTCCGGCTGCTGAGCAAAAGGAATTGTTTGATATTGTCGGCAAGACGAAGGCGGATATCGTCGTCAGGAAATGA
- a CDS encoding lecithin retinol acyltransferase family protein, producing the protein MKREQISRGANATMLAQCIADAATQVLAARGDGEQAMKGSEAGWQAPVAQCEAAGEPPLGAHLVTQRRGYSHHGIYVGNGRVLHYAGLCRGLHTGPVEELSLEHFGAGHGIEVRTESLPRFTSDQVVRRARSRLGENRYRLLSNNCEHFCTWCLYGEARSEQVRQCAIHPMRILRVLSSLLSVWWNSRPAHALLAAGFNDRSP; encoded by the coding sequence ATGAAGAGAGAACAGATCAGCCGCGGTGCCAATGCAACCATGCTCGCGCAGTGCATCGCCGACGCTGCCACGCAGGTACTTGCCGCGCGAGGCGACGGCGAGCAAGCTATGAAGGGTAGCGAGGCAGGCTGGCAGGCGCCGGTCGCGCAGTGCGAAGCGGCAGGCGAGCCGCCGCTTGGCGCACACTTGGTCACGCAGCGTCGCGGCTACAGCCACCACGGCATATATGTGGGCAACGGCCGCGTGCTGCACTATGCGGGCCTTTGCCGTGGGCTGCACACCGGGCCGGTGGAAGAGCTGAGCCTGGAACACTTCGGCGCCGGCCATGGCATCGAGGTAAGAACCGAGTCGCTGCCGCGTTTTACCAGCGACCAAGTGGTCAGGCGGGCACGCTCGCGCTTGGGCGAGAACCGCTATCGCCTGCTGAGCAACAACTGCGAACACTTCTGTACCTGGTGCCTGTATGGCGAAGCCCGCAGCGAGCAGGTCCGCCAATGCGCCATCCACCCCATGCGCATACTCCGCGTGCTGAGCTCCCTGCTGTCAGTTTGGTGGAACAGCCGGCCAGCCCATGCGCTGCTTGCAGCCGGCTTCAATGATCGCTCTCCCTAG
- the rfbC gene encoding dTDP-4-dehydrorhamnose 3,5-epimerase — MSLNVIQTDIPEVLIIEPKVFGDDRGFFYESFNGRLFEEATGVKRTFVQDNHSRSTRNVLRGLHYQIKHPQGKLVRVVVGQVFDAAVDLRMSSPNFGKWVGVMLSAENKRELWVPEGFAHGFVVISEYAEFLYKTTDYWYPEHERSLLWNDTRVGIDWPIHGEPVLAAKDAAARPIGHAELFA; from the coding sequence ATGAGCTTGAACGTTATTCAAACTGACATTCCCGAGGTTTTGATCATCGAACCAAAGGTGTTCGGCGATGATCGCGGCTTCTTTTATGAGAGCTTCAATGGGCGCTTGTTTGAGGAGGCAACCGGTGTCAAACGAACCTTTGTGCAAGACAATCATTCGCGCTCCACACGCAATGTATTGCGCGGGCTTCACTATCAGATCAAACATCCCCAAGGCAAGCTGGTGCGGGTGGTGGTGGGCCAGGTGTTTGATGCCGCAGTGGACCTGCGCATGAGCTCGCCAAATTTTGGCAAGTGGGTTGGTGTCATGCTATCCGCAGAGAACAAGCGCGAGCTGTGGGTGCCAGAAGGCTTCGCCCATGGATTTGTAGTGATATCTGAATATGCGGAGTTTCTCTATAAAACGACGGACTATTGGTATCCGGAGCATGAGCGTAGCTTGCTCTGGAACGATACGCGAGTAGGCATCGACTGGCCGATCCATGGCGAACCTGTCCTCGCCGCCAAAGATGCCGCCGCGAGACCAATCGGACATGCTGAACTGTTTGCGTAG
- a CDS encoding GNAT family N-acetyltransferase: protein MTLQLRSGKPEDAARCGAICFSAFAAIAQAHAFPPDFPSPDVAVGLMADLFSREDVFSVVAEIDGDVIGSNFLWEGGPIVGIGPITIDPSVQDRKVGHALMEHVLQRGRSRNAAGIRLVQAAYHNRSLSLYARLGFEAREPLSVLQGSAVNAKVPGYPVRAAVPSDLDACNRLCLQVHGHERAGELRDAIDQGTASVAAHDGRIVAYATAIGFFGHAVAENNTGMKALIGAAPAFAGPGFLLPTRNGELLRWCLERGLRIVQPMTLMSIGLYQQPEGSFLPSVLY, encoded by the coding sequence ATGACGCTGCAACTCAGATCAGGAAAGCCGGAAGACGCCGCGCGATGCGGCGCCATCTGTTTCAGCGCCTTCGCGGCGATTGCCCAGGCACATGCCTTCCCGCCGGATTTTCCCTCGCCCGATGTAGCGGTTGGCCTGATGGCCGACTTGTTCTCGCGCGAGGATGTCTTCTCGGTCGTAGCCGAAATCGACGGCGACGTCATCGGCAGCAATTTTCTGTGGGAAGGTGGGCCAATCGTCGGCATTGGCCCCATCACCATCGACCCCTCGGTTCAAGACAGGAAAGTTGGACACGCCCTGATGGAGCACGTACTGCAGCGCGGCCGCAGCAGGAATGCCGCCGGCATTCGACTCGTCCAGGCGGCATATCACAATCGCTCGTTGTCGCTTTACGCCCGTCTTGGCTTCGAAGCGCGGGAACCGCTTTCAGTACTGCAGGGCAGCGCAGTGAATGCAAAAGTCCCTGGCTACCCAGTGCGGGCGGCTGTACCATCAGACCTCGACGCCTGCAACCGCCTCTGCCTGCAGGTTCACGGACATGAGCGCGCAGGCGAACTGCGCGATGCAATCGACCAGGGAACGGCGAGTGTGGCTGCACACGACGGACGCATTGTGGCCTATGCGACCGCCATCGGATTCTTCGGGCACGCCGTCGCTGAAAACAACACGGGCATGAAAGCGCTGATCGGCGCCGCCCCCGCCTTTGCCGGCCCCGGATTCCTTCTGCCCACGCGCAATGGGGAGTTGCTGCGCTGGTGCCTGGAACGCGGGCTGCGCATTGTGCAGCCGATGACCTTGATGAGCATCGGGCTATACCAGCAGCCGGAAGGTTCGTTCCTGCCGTCGGTCTTGTATTAA
- a CDS encoding Crp/Fnr family transcriptional regulator, which produces MPVDDLPDSSPAPAVAALPAWPAALRESARLRRYDPDTYVFNRGQRVESIYQVQTGQVLLRRDGADGEPLTLQTAGPGDFVAEASLFSSHYHCDAFCGRASELFAFPARTLLACLQGDPSFAVEWVRLLSRQLMRSRAREERLTLRSPRDRILHCLQLEHDAYGRFTPPGTLMQWAGTLGIAHETLYRALAQMEQEGLIVRDGIQIVLSEIQRKNAARSRRPQCR; this is translated from the coding sequence ATGCCAGTCGACGATTTGCCAGATTCGTCCCCCGCTCCGGCGGTGGCGGCCCTGCCGGCGTGGCCTGCCGCGCTGCGCGAATCGGCTCGCTTGCGCCGGTACGATCCTGACACGTACGTATTCAATCGCGGACAGCGGGTCGAGTCGATCTACCAGGTGCAGACAGGGCAGGTGCTATTGCGACGTGACGGAGCGGACGGCGAACCCCTCACGCTGCAGACTGCAGGCCCCGGCGATTTCGTGGCCGAAGCAAGCCTCTTCAGCTCCCACTACCACTGCGACGCATTTTGCGGGAGAGCGAGCGAATTGTTTGCCTTTCCTGCGAGGACGTTGCTCGCGTGTCTGCAGGGCGATCCATCGTTCGCGGTGGAATGGGTACGGCTCCTGTCGCGGCAACTCATGCGCAGCCGTGCACGCGAGGAACGCCTGACGCTACGCTCGCCGCGCGACCGCATCCTGCATTGTCTGCAGCTCGAGCACGATGCTTACGGACGGTTCACACCGCCCGGAACGCTCATGCAATGGGCGGGCACGCTTGGGATCGCGCATGAAACCTTGTATCGCGCGCTGGCACAGATGGAACAGGAGGGCCTGATTGTGCGCGACGGGATCCAAATTGTCCTCTCCGAGATTCAACGAAAAAATGCCGCACGATCACGTCGGCCGCAATGCCGCTGA
- a CDS encoding nucleotidyl transferase AbiEii/AbiGii toxin family protein, with protein MQKRQKIIRPYAAEDYPDFFEDPDCTVTVPSAQRTFWEKATALHAEAHRPAESPTPQYFSRHYYDLAMLLGTNEGQAAATNFGLLAQVAKHKAAIFFRSAWSSYGTARPGTLRLMPNEARVKDLRMDYREMAPMMFDEEPVAFDDILPRSKSSKQPSIASTRGHEQSVATSDWPTRN; from the coding sequence ATTCAAAAGAGGCAAAAGATTATTCGCCCTTACGCGGCTGAAGACTATCCCGACTTCTTCGAAGACCCCGACTGCACCGTGACCGTCCCGTCAGCGCAGCGTACCTTTTGGGAAAAGGCCACGGCCTTACATGCGGAAGCACACCGTCCGGCCGAATCGCCAACACCTCAGTATTTCTCTCGGCATTACTACGACCTGGCCATGCTTCTCGGCACCAACGAAGGGCAAGCTGCCGCCACTAACTTCGGCCTTCTGGCACAAGTGGCGAAGCACAAGGCGGCCATCTTCTTCCGATCGGCCTGGTCCAGTTACGGTACCGCGCGGCCGGGGACGCTGCGTCTGATGCCGAACGAAGCACGGGTCAAAGACCTGCGAATGGATTACAGGGAGATGGCGCCCATGATGTTCGATGAAGAGCCGGTCGCCTTCGACGATATCTTGCCAAGATCAAAAAGCTCGAAACAGCCATCTATAGCTAGCACAAGAGGACACGAGCAGTCCGTCGCGACTAGCGATTGGCCTACGCGAAACTGA
- a CDS encoding PQQ-dependent sugar dehydrogenase: MIHARNVIRSIILLLAGFILAACGGSVDVVITSGGSSRGALSVVILGLPAGTSGDVTVTGAGGFRQRLGASATLTNLASGAYTVKAAAVLTGSTTLTPQPSTQQVAVGSTTATATVTYTAAQSFSLALREVASGLAGPVFLTAPANDTRLFVAERAGRIRIVQNGVLLATPFLDISNLTTTDGERGLLSLAFDPAYAANGRFYVYYTDTAGDITIARYQVSAANPNVADTAGTIVLSIAHPNFNNHNGGLLAFGPDGMLYLGIGDGGGAGDPSGHAQDTGSLLGKLLRIDVSRAGSQPYAIPPDNPFAAQAGLRGEIWAMGLRNPWRFAFDPAEASLYIADVGQNQREEIDVAPLASAGLNYGWNLTEGSLCLASVPCSPQGFVLPLLEYGHDAAGGCAVVGGYVYRGSAMPALRGRYLYSDLCSGWLRSFAYRDAAAEQLDWGVAIPGSVFSFGADAQGELYVLADTLASGTSGRVYRIVERGAP, translated from the coding sequence ATGATACACGCGCGAAACGTCATCCGCAGCATCATCCTGCTCCTGGCTGGATTCATCCTGGCAGCCTGTGGCGGCAGCGTGGACGTTGTCATCACTAGCGGCGGGTCGTCACGCGGCGCGCTCTCGGTGGTGATCTTGGGATTGCCCGCCGGCACGAGCGGCGATGTGACCGTGACCGGCGCTGGCGGCTTCCGCCAGCGCCTGGGCGCATCCGCCACGCTGACCAATCTGGCAAGCGGGGCTTACACGGTGAAGGCTGCAGCAGTGCTGACCGGCAGCACGACGCTGACTCCGCAGCCCAGCACCCAGCAGGTGGCCGTAGGCAGCACAACCGCGACAGCCACGGTGACCTATACGGCCGCCCAGTCCTTCAGCCTCGCGCTGCGGGAGGTGGCTTCCGGGCTGGCTGGGCCAGTCTTCCTGACCGCGCCGGCCAATGACACGCGGCTGTTCGTGGCCGAGCGCGCCGGGCGCATACGCATCGTGCAGAACGGTGTGCTGCTGGCGACGCCGTTCCTGGATATCTCGAACCTGACCACGACGGACGGCGAGCGCGGCTTGCTCTCGCTGGCGTTCGATCCGGCATATGCCGCCAACGGTCGCTTCTACGTCTATTACACCGACACCGCAGGCGATATCACGATCGCCCGCTACCAGGTGTCCGCGGCAAATCCCAACGTGGCGGACACGGCTGGGACCATCGTGCTGAGCATCGCGCATCCGAACTTCAACAACCACAACGGCGGGCTGCTGGCCTTCGGCCCCGACGGGATGCTCTACCTTGGCATCGGGGACGGCGGCGGCGCAGGCGATCCGTCCGGACACGCGCAGGACACCGGCTCCCTGCTGGGCAAGCTGCTGCGGATCGATGTCAGCCGCGCCGGCAGCCAGCCGTATGCCATCCCGCCCGACAATCCCTTCGCCGCCCAGGCCGGCCTGCGCGGCGAGATCTGGGCCATGGGCCTGCGCAATCCCTGGCGCTTTGCCTTCGATCCCGCCGAAGCCAGTCTCTATATTGCCGATGTGGGACAGAACCAGCGCGAGGAAATCGATGTGGCGCCATTGGCCAGCGCCGGCCTGAACTACGGCTGGAACCTGACCGAAGGCTCGTTGTGCTTGGCGTCCGTGCCATGCAGCCCACAGGGCTTTGTCCTGCCCCTGCTGGAATACGGCCACGACGCCGCTGGCGGATGCGCGGTGGTGGGCGGCTACGTCTACCGCGGCAGCGCCATGCCGGCACTGCGCGGACGCTACCTCTATTCGGACCTGTGCAGCGGCTGGCTGCGCAGCTTTGCCTACCGGGACGCGGCGGCCGAGCAACTGGACTGGGGCGTTGCCATCCCGGGCAGCGTGTTCTCGTTCGGCGCAGATGCGCAGGGCGAACTCTACGTGCTGGCCGATACCCTTGCGTCCGGCACGAGCGGCAGGGTATATCGCATCGTCGAGCGCGGCGCGCCCTAG
- a CDS encoding ISL3-like element ISAe1 family transposase has translation MHSKLFEAALGISDPWFVREVDFNAQTKTLTIQIDFVAGSRFSHPEVAGGHPVHDTVTKRYRHLNFFEHDCYLEVRTPRVKLPDGRVVLVEPDWAGKLSGFTLLFEAMVVALAQQMPFSAVARTVGESWHRVYAICERYVDLAVAELDLAGVTAAAVDETSYRRGHNYLTLVADADARKVVFVTEGKDAATVGKFAAHLRENNAAPEQIGVVSIDMSPAFIKGVSEHLPNARITFDKFHVVAHASAAVDKTRRIEQKTDPSLKGLRWTLLKDRDGLPAAQRADLDALIANVTTKRTARAWLYREQLREILERKQINVVSAMLEQWCTNVMRSKVEPMKEVARMIRKHFDGIVAWTQTRQTNGFLEALNGLFQAAKRKARGYVSFKTMRTVIFLIAGKLDFSAINPHAA, from the coding sequence ATGCATAGCAAACTGTTTGAAGCAGCCCTTGGCATAAGCGATCCGTGGTTCGTCCGGGAAGTCGACTTCAACGCGCAAACCAAGACGTTGACGATCCAGATTGACTTTGTCGCCGGCAGCCGCTTTTCCCACCCGGAGGTCGCCGGTGGGCACCCGGTTCACGACACGGTGACCAAACGCTATCGGCACCTGAACTTCTTCGAGCACGACTGCTATCTGGAAGTCCGCACGCCACGCGTGAAGCTTCCCGACGGCCGCGTGGTGTTGGTCGAGCCGGACTGGGCTGGCAAGCTCTCTGGCTTCACGTTGCTGTTTGAAGCCATGGTGGTGGCGCTTGCGCAGCAGATGCCGTTTTCTGCTGTAGCCAGAACGGTGGGTGAGTCGTGGCATCGCGTGTACGCTATCTGCGAGCGCTATGTCGACCTCGCGGTGGCCGAACTCGATCTGGCCGGCGTGACCGCTGCCGCCGTTGACGAAACGTCCTACAGGCGCGGTCACAACTACCTGACGCTTGTCGCTGATGCCGACGCGCGTAAGGTCGTGTTTGTGACCGAAGGCAAGGATGCTGCCACGGTTGGCAAGTTCGCTGCACATCTGCGCGAGAACAACGCTGCGCCTGAGCAGATCGGGGTGGTCAGTATCGACATGTCGCCGGCGTTCATCAAGGGCGTCAGCGAGCATTTGCCCAACGCGCGCATCACCTTCGACAAGTTCCATGTCGTGGCTCACGCTTCTGCAGCCGTGGACAAGACCCGGCGTATCGAACAGAAGACCGATCCAAGCCTCAAAGGCCTGCGCTGGACGCTGCTCAAGGATCGCGACGGGTTGCCAGCCGCGCAGCGTGCCGATCTCGACGCGTTGATCGCCAACGTCACGACCAAACGCACTGCCCGTGCCTGGCTGTATCGCGAGCAGTTGCGCGAAATCCTTGAGCGCAAGCAGATCAACGTTGTTTCCGCAATGCTCGAGCAGTGGTGCACGAACGTCATGCGATCCAAGGTCGAGCCAATGAAGGAGGTCGCGCGCATGATCCGCAAGCATTTCGACGGTATCGTTGCATGGACCCAGACGCGCCAGACCAATGGCTTCCTGGAGGCGCTCAACGGCCTGTTCCAAGCCGCCAAGCGCAAGGCCCGCGGTTATGTGAGCTTCAAAACCATGCGCACCGTGATCTTCCTGATCGCCGGAAAGCTCGACTTCTCCGCGATCAACCCGCATGCCGCATAA
- a CDS encoding dihydrofolate reductase family protein: MITGHVFIATSLDGFIARPDGDIGWLLERDDPAEDHGYPAFIADKDAIVMGRGCYEKVLTMGEWAYDRPVLVLSRKLAGTPVPEGLQGKVRFSDCTPTETMSQLEAAGMRRVYVDGGQLVQSFLREGLIADLVVTTVPVLIGAGRSLFGALPRDVSLALESSRLFPSGLVQSTYRVLR, encoded by the coding sequence ATGATCACAGGACACGTCTTCATTGCCACCAGCCTCGACGGCTTTATCGCCCGGCCCGATGGCGACATCGGCTGGCTTCTGGAGCGGGATGACCCGGCCGAAGACCATGGCTATCCGGCCTTCATCGCCGACAAGGACGCGATCGTCATGGGCCGGGGCTGCTATGAAAAGGTCCTCACGATGGGCGAATGGGCTTACGACAGGCCAGTGCTGGTGCTGTCCCGAAAGCTGGCCGGCACGCCAGTGCCAGAGGGGCTACAGGGAAAGGTGCGTTTCTCGGATTGCACGCCCACGGAGACGATGTCGCAACTGGAGGCCGCAGGCATGCGCAGGGTATACGTCGATGGCGGCCAGTTGGTCCAGTCATTCCTGCGCGAGGGATTGATCGCCGACCTGGTCGTCACTACTGTGCCGGTGTTGATCGGGGCAGGAAGATCATTGTTCGGAGCCCTGCCGCGGGACGTGAGTCTGGCGCTCGAGTCGAGCCGGCTGTTTCCGTCCGGCTTGGTGCAGTCGACCTATCGCGTGCTGCGCTGA
- a CDS encoding DUF1330 domain-containing protein, which translates to MSAYLIADVDIRDPALFEEFKREVPATEARYGGRYLGRGGRTKVLEGD; encoded by the coding sequence ATGTCTGCATACCTGATTGCCGATGTCGATATCAGAGACCCGGCCCTTTTTGAAGAGTTCAAACGAGAAGTCCCGGCTACTGAGGCGCGCTACGGTGGAAGATATTTAGGCCGCGGTGGTCGAACCAAGGTTCTCGAAGGCGACTAG
- a CDS encoding phosphomannomutase/phosphoglucomutase: MQVSPSIFKAYDIRGIVGETLARDVARQIGLSFGSAAAEAGEKAVVVGRDGRLSGPDLIGGLVGGLRAAGMDVIDLGMVATPMVYFGTNVELNSVKATSGIMVTGSHNPPDYNGFKMVLAGKAIYGEQIQALRQRIKAGAFASGAGSYREVDVRQQYLDRIIGDVKLARPMKIALDAGNGVAGAFVGDLFRGLGCEVTELFCEVDGHFPNHHPDPAHVENLQDLMKCLRETDCELGLAFDGDGDRLGVVTKDGQVIFPDRQLMLFAEEILSRNPGAQVIYDVKCTGKLAPWIRQHGGEPLMWKTGHSLVKAKLKETGAPIAGEMSGHVFFKDRWYGFDDGLYTGARLLEILSRHADPSAMLNALPNANNTPELQLKCAEGEPFTLLDKIRANAKFEGAREVITIDGVRVEYADGFGLARPSNTTPVVVMRFEADNDAALARIQAEFKRMILAEKPDARLPF, translated from the coding sequence ATGCAAGTTAGCCCTTCCATCTTCAAAGCCTATGACATCCGCGGCATCGTCGGCGAAACCCTCGCCCGCGACGTGGCCCGCCAGATCGGCCTGTCGTTCGGTTCGGCTGCTGCGGAAGCCGGCGAAAAGGCCGTCGTAGTCGGCCGCGACGGCCGCCTCTCCGGCCCCGACCTCATCGGCGGCCTGGTCGGAGGCCTCCGTGCCGCCGGCATGGACGTGATCGACCTGGGCATGGTCGCCACCCCGATGGTCTACTTCGGGACCAATGTCGAGCTGAATAGCGTGAAAGCCACTTCCGGAATCATGGTCACCGGCAGCCACAACCCACCCGACTACAACGGCTTCAAGATGGTCCTGGCGGGCAAGGCGATCTACGGCGAGCAGATTCAGGCGCTGCGCCAGCGGATCAAGGCCGGCGCCTTCGCGAGCGGGGCCGGCTCCTACCGGGAAGTGGATGTGCGTCAGCAGTACCTCGACCGCATCATCGGCGACGTGAAGCTGGCACGCCCCATGAAGATCGCGCTGGACGCCGGCAACGGTGTCGCCGGCGCCTTCGTGGGCGACCTGTTTCGTGGCCTGGGCTGCGAGGTGACCGAGCTGTTCTGTGAGGTCGACGGCCATTTCCCCAACCACCATCCGGACCCGGCCCACGTCGAGAATCTGCAGGACCTGATGAAGTGCCTGCGCGAGACCGATTGCGAGCTGGGCCTGGCCTTTGATGGCGACGGCGACCGCCTCGGCGTGGTGACCAAGGACGGCCAGGTGATCTTCCCGGATCGCCAGCTGATGCTGTTTGCCGAGGAGATCCTGTCGCGCAACCCCGGCGCGCAGGTGATCTACGACGTCAAGTGCACGGGCAAGCTGGCCCCGTGGATTCGCCAGCATGGCGGCGAGCCGCTAATGTGGAAGACCGGCCATTCGCTGGTGAAGGCCAAGCTCAAGGAAACCGGCGCACCGATCGCCGGCGAGATGAGCGGGCACGTGTTCTTCAAGGATCGCTGGTACGGTTTTGATGACGGCTTGTACACGGGCGCGCGCCTGCTGGAAATCCTGTCGCGTCATGCTGACCCCAGCGCCATGCTGAATGCGCTGCCGAACGCCAACAATACGCCAGAGCTCCAGCTCAAGTGCGCCGAGGGCGAGCCGTTCACGCTGCTGGACAAGATCAGGGCCAACGCGAAGTTTGAGGGCGCTCGTGAGGTCATCACCATCGACGGCGTGCGTGTCGAGTACGCCGATGGCTTCGGTCTGGCCCGTCCGTCCAATACCACCCCGGTGGTGGTGATGCGGTTCGAGGCGGACAACGACGCCGCGCTGGCGAGGATCCAGGCTGAATTCAAACGTATGATCCTGGCCGAGAAGCCGGATGCGCGGCTGCCCTTCTGA